Proteins encoded together in one bacterium window:
- a CDS encoding ankyrin repeat domain-containing protein, producing the protein MVSRMATVFFCFALVGSTCFAGYDEYDFEDAMLSTDAKNFCLKMAVKYSQPDQVEEMLAAGADATQIDFEDRSIFYWLDEAYENNPLLDDETDEIQSLLDQHFIRLLCSAIEVRSDEKFMNAWNVLATNLNGELCYALDWRDPDLKVSLLHRAAEYNCPNIVRTLLAFGASIDVEDFDGRLPVHYARYLGHREVVEVFEAYGAPVQAKSAVVHNASKVGKRKLGNHKRRRVA; encoded by the coding sequence ATGGTTTCAAGAATGGCAACAGTATTTTTTTGTTTTGCGCTTGTCGGTAGTACGTGTTTTGCAGGTTATGATGAATACGATTTTGAGGATGCTATGCTTTCTACTGACGCAAAGAATTTTTGCTTGAAAATGGCAGTTAAGTATTCTCAGCCTGACCAAGTTGAGGAGATGCTGGCCGCTGGTGCTGATGCAACGCAGATAGATTTTGAGGATCGATCAATTTTTTATTGGTTGGATGAAGCATATGAAAATAATCCCTTGTTAGATGATGAAACTGACGAAATACAATCTTTGTTAGACCAGCATTTTATTAGATTGTTATGCAGTGCGATAGAAGTGCGTAGTGATGAAAAATTCATGAATGCTTGGAATGTGCTTGCTACTAATTTGAATGGCGAGTTGTGTTACGCTCTTGATTGGCGGGACCCAGACCTTAAGGTAAGTTTGTTGCATCGTGCTGCTGAGTACAATTGTCCCAATATTGTCCGCACGTTGCTTGCGTTTGGCGCAAGTATTGATGTGGAAGATTTTGATGGCCGTCTGCCGGTACACTATGCCCGTTATTTGGGACATCGCGAAGTAGTGGAAGTTTTTGAAGCGTATGGTGCGCCAGTGCAAGCGAAATCTGCGGTAGTACATAATGCTTCTAAGGTTGGCAAGAGAAAATTGGGTAACCATAAAAGAAGACGCGTAGCATAA